In Nymphaea colorata isolate Beijing-Zhang1983 chromosome 3, ASM883128v2, whole genome shotgun sequence, a genomic segment contains:
- the LOC116250099 gene encoding beta-fructofuranosidase, insoluble isoenzyme CWINV1-like: protein MYYKGVYHLFYQYNPYGAVWGNIIWAHSVSTDLINWVALEPAIFPSGPFDINGCWSGSATILPGGDPAILYTGINTANQQVQNIAFPKNRFDPFLREWEKPSYNPLMAPTPENKINASSFRDPTTAWKGKDGIWRVLVGNKRGHRGMALLYRSRDFIHWVKAKHPLHSSAGTGMWECPDFFPVALKGTEGLDTSVIGQDVKHVLKASLDDKKYEYYTVGTYLHQEDKYIPDNTSPDNATGLRYDYGKFYASKTFFDSAKNRRILLGWMNESDSVASDWQKGWAGIHSIPRKIWLDPSGRQLVQWPVEELEALRGKRYEIKNKQINSGSTVEIPLADSSQADVEVAFDLHSLEEAELLDPNLVDPQLICSEKGASVKGGVGPFGLLVLASKDLQERTAVFFRVFKGHDSKYVVVMCSDQSRSTLTKDVDKTTYGGFVDVDLADGKLSLRSLIDHSIVESFGAGGKTCMTARVYPQKALGRDARLFVFNNGAATIGISRLSAWTMSDASVN from the exons ATGTACTACAAGGGAGTCTATCATCTGTTCTACCAGTACAACCCATATGGTGCCGTATGGGGCAACATAATTTGGGCTCATTCTGTATCAACGGATTTGATCAATTGGGTTGCTCTTGAACCTGCAATTTTTCCCTCTGGGCCTTTTGACATAAATGGTTGTTGGTCTGGCTCAGCTACCATCCTCCCAGGAGGCGATCCTGCCATCTTGTACACAGGAATAAACACGGCGAACCAACAGGTCCAGAACATTGCGTTCCCCAAGAACCGATTTGACCCTTTCCTCAGGGAGTGGGAGAAGCCATCTTACAACCCTTTAATGGCTCCTACTCCTGAAAATAAGATCAATGCAAGTTCTTTTAGGGACCCAACTACAGCGTGGAAAGGTAAGGATGGGATCTGGAGGGTTCTCGTGGGCAACAAACGAGGTCATAGGGGAATGGCTCTTCTTTACAGAAGCAGGGATTTCATACACTGGGTTAAGGCAAAACACCCTCTCCACTCCTCGGCAGGCACTGGGATGTGGGAATGCCCCGATTTTTTCCCTGTTGCTCTTAAAGGTACTGAGGGTTTGGACACCTCTGTTATCGGTCAAGATGTGAAGCATGTATTAAAGGCAAGCTTGGACGACAAGAAGTACGAGTATTATACTGTGGGGACATATCTGCATCAAGAAGACAAGTACATACCTGATAATACATCTCCAGATAATGCCACCGGGCTTCGCTATGACTATGGCAAGTTCTACGCCTCGAAGACATTCTTTGATAGTGCCAAGAACAGAAGAATCCTTTTGGGATGGATGAACGAATCAGACAGTGTAGCAAGTGATTGGCAGAAAGGCTGGGCTGGTATCCAT TCAATTCCGAGAAAAATTTGGCTCGACCCAAGTGGAAGGCAACTCGTCCAATGGCCAGTGGAAGAACTGGAAGCTCTACGTGGAAAaagatatgaaataaaaaataagcagaTCAACAGCGGATCTACTGTTGAGATTCCACTAGCAGATTCATCACAG GCGGATGTAGAAGTTGCTTTTGACTTGCATAGCCTCGAGGAGGCTGAGCTCTTGGACCCAAATCTTGTGGACCCTCAACTGATATGCAGTGAGAAGGGTGCCTCTGTTAAGGGTGGAGTTGGGCCTTTTGGTCTGTTGGTATTGGCTTCCAAAGATTTGCAGGAGCGGACTGCGGTCTTCTTCAGGGTGTTCAAGGGCCATGACAGTAAATATGTTGTGGTCATGTGCAGTGACCAAAGCAG GTCGACATTGACAAAGGACGTCGATAAAACTACTTATGGTGGTTTTGTAGATGTGGATCTAGCAGATGGAAAGTTATCTCTGCGTTCTTTG ATTGATCATTCTATCGTCGAGAGCTTTGGTGCTGGTGGAAAGACTTGCATGACCGCGAGGGTTTACCCTCAGAAGGCCTTGGGACGCGACGCCCGCCTCTTTGTGTTCAACAATGGAGCCGCCACCATCGGCATATCGAGATTGAGTGCGTGGACGATGTCGGATGCCTCCGTCAACTGA
- the LOC116250098 gene encoding cyclic nucleotide-gated ion channel 17-like, giving the protein MEFDSDKFVRFYPSEKNSKLSWEKDDASSKAKFKSFDVAAHFLRPGVFGHFSGSSSSSSAAKSKVFAEDHEPWRRRIFDPGSEHVLMWNRIFLMSCLVALFLDPLYFYLPRIGTRSPCIDTDLSLGIVVTLFRTIADIFYFLHMLIKFRIAYVAPSSRVFGRGELVMDPKKIAMRYLKSDFLIDLIATLPLPQMVIWFIIPAVRNSNADHTNNALALIVLFQYVPRLYLIFPLSDQIVKATGVVTKTAWAGAAYNLLLYMIASHVLGASWYLISIERQTTCWKRECRREVTAVCYSSFLYCNTLNDSDRKAWANVTQVFDRCDPQTSKIFSYGIFADALSNQVVSTNFLEKYFYCLWWGLQQLSSYGQNLQTSTFIGETAFAILIAILGLVLFAHLIGNMQTYLQSLTVRLEEWRLKRRDTEEWMRHRRLPPDLQDRVRRFVQYKWIATRDVDEESILRGLPTDLRRDIQRHLCLDLVRRVPFFSQMDDQLLDAICERLVSSLSTEGTFIVREGDPVTEMLFVIRGRLESSTTNGGRTGFFNCITLRPGDFCGEELLAWALLPKSTVSLPSSTRTVKALGEVEAFALRAEDLKFVANQFRRLHSRKLQHTFRYYSHHWRTWAACFIQAAWQRYKRRKMAKELMTQESFSMTREQLEEDEGMQNCYEKPPVTSNAKQNLSVTILASRFAANTRKGVQKVTGVTAPSLTEELPKLAKPEEPDFSTEVED; this is encoded by the exons ATGGAGTTCGACAGCGACAAGTTCGTGAG ATTTTATCCTTCTGAAAAGAATTCTAAACTCTCATGGGAGAAGGACGACGCATCAAGCAAAGCAAAATTTAAGTCGTTTGATGTGGCAGCTCATTTCCTGAGACCTGGGGTTTTTGGGCACTTTAGCggatcttcatcatcttcatctgcTGCGAAGTCGAAGGTCTTTGCGGAGGACCACGAGCCATGGAGGAGGCGAATTTTCGACCCGGGCAGCGAGCACGTTCTAATGTGGAACCGCATTTTCCTCATGTCGTGTTTGGTAGCTCTGTTCCTCGATCCGTTGTACTTTTACCTTCCGCGGATAGGAACACGATCCCCGTGCATCGATACGGATTTGAGTCTAGGAATTGTAGTGACCCTTTTCAGAACGATTGCAGATATATTCTACTTCTTGCACATGCTGATTAAATTTCGAATTGCGTACGTGGCCCCAAGTTCGCGCGTGTTTGGCAGGGGGGAACTTGTCATGGATCCTAAGAAGATTGCCATGAGATACCTGAAATCGGACTTTCTTATAGACCTTATTGCTACCTTGCCTCTTCCTCAG ATGGTCATCTGGTTTATCATACCTGCGGTTAGGAACTCCAATGCTGATCATACCAATAACGCATTAGCTTTGATTGTTCTGTTCCAGTACGTTCCGAGATTGTATTTAATTTTCCCCTTGAGTGATCAAATTGTGAAGGCAACTGGTGTTGTTACAAAGACTGCTTGGGCTGGGGCTGCTTATAATCTGCTTCTTTATATGATTGCAAGTCAT GTACTTGGTGCATCATGGTATCTGATTTCTATTGAGAGACAGACCACATGTTGGAAGAGAGAGTGCAGAAGAGAGGTCACTGCTGTCTGCTATTCTAGTTTTTTATACTGCAACACATTAAATGATAGTGATCGTAAGGCCTGGGCAAATGTTACACAAGTTTTTGATAGGTGTGATCCTCAGACCAGCAAGATATTTAGTTATGGTATTTTTGCGGATGCCTTGAGTAATCAGGTCGTCTCCACAAATTTCCTTGAGAAATACTTTTACTGCCTGTGGTGGGGTTTGCAGCAACTAAG TTCTTATGGGCAGAATTTGCAGACAAGCACCTTCATCGGGGAGACTGCATTTGCTATACTCATTGCCATTTTGGGTTTAGTGCTTTTTGCACATTTGATTGGAAATATGCAG ACATATCTTCAATCTCTTACTGTGAGGCTTGAAGAGTGGAGGCTCAAGCGGAGGGACACTGAGGAATGGATGAGACATCGTCGCCTACCTCCAGATCTTCAGGACCGTGTCCGGCGGTTTGTCCAGTATAAGTGGATTGCCACGCGTGATGTTGATGAAGAGTCTATCCTGCGTGGGTTGCCTACTGATCTTCGTCGAGACATTCAGCGGCACTTGTGCTTGGACCTTGTTCGGCGT GTACCCTTCTTCTCACAGATGGATGATCAGCTCTTGGATGCTATATGTGAGCGCCTAGTCTCCTCCTTGAGCACTGAAGGCACATTCATTGTACGTGAGGGAGACCCTGTCACTGAGATGCTCTTTGTCATTCGAGGGAGGCTTGAAAGTTCCACAACCAATGGAGGGAGAACTGGTTTCTTCAACTGTATTACTTTAAGGCCTGGAGACTTCTGTGGTGAAGAGCTGCTTGCATGGGCTTTGCTTCCTAAATCCACTGTGAGTCTCCCTTCTTCAACAAGAACAGTCAAAGCACTTGGTGAAGTGGAGGCTTTTGCATTACGCGCAGAGGACCTGAAGTTTGTTGCCAACCAGTTTAGGCGGTTGCATAGCAGGAAGCTACAGCACACATTCCGCTACTACTCACACCATTGGAGAACGTGGGCAGCCTGTTTCATACAGGCTGCATGGCAGCGCTACAAGAGAAGAAAGATGGCAAAGGAGCTCATGACACAGGAGTCATTCTCCATGACGAGGGAGCAACTAGAGGAAGATGAGGGAATGCAAAATTGCTATGAGAAACCCCCTGTCACTTCTAATGCAAAACAAAATCTTTCTGTCACCATACTTGCGTCAAGATTTGCTGCAAATACAAGGAAAGGAGTTCAGAAAGTGACAGGTGTCACAGCACCAAGTTTAACGGAAGAGCTGCCAAAGTTAGCGAAGCCTGAGGAACCTGATTTTTCTACAGAGGTTGAAGATTGA
- the LOC116251602 gene encoding uncharacterized protein LOC116251602 — MGGIAWEAGCHHYLASTSSIPLLHSELLPTSAFLLSCRWRMKNSACLLARRGSSRNFRVFAESTVSSGNGTPGNKVVMVDPLEAKRLAAKQMEMLKSKEKFQNQRQIEAINGAWAIIGLTAGVVIEGRTGHGILAQLAGYWMALSLFLQKFITV, encoded by the exons ATGGGCGGCATCGCCTGGGAGGCCGGCTGCCATCATTATCTTGCTTCAACGTCCTCGATTCCACTCCTTCACTCAGAGCTTCTCCCCACATCCGCCTTCTTGCTCAG TTGTCGATGGAGAATGAAGAATTCTGCGTGCTTGCTTGCTCGTAGAGGCAGTTCCCGGAACTTCCGTGTCTTTGCAGAATCCACT GTATCTTCAGGAAATGGAACTCCAGGTAACAAGGTGGTCATGGTAGATCCTTTGGAAGCCAAGCGCCTTGCTGCAAAGCAAATGGAAATGTTGAAATCGAAGGAGAAGTTTCAA AACCAACGTCAAATTGAAGCAATCAATGGAGCATGGGCAATTATTGGTCTTACTGCTGGTGTGGTTATTGAAGGCCGAACTGGACATGGTATTCTAGCTCAG TTGGCTGGCTACTGGATGGCACTTTCTTTATTCCTGCAGAAATTCATCACAGTATGA
- the LOC116250100 gene encoding RING-H2 finger protein ATL13-like, producing MSWVWHEIQRNESSYSAPSSQFLPSPPPPPPPPSSHSLDDRISPSILLIIVILAVIFFISGLLHLLVRFLIRPSQRDPDDLDNVSVLQGQLQQLFHLHDSGVDQSFIDTLPVFLYKNIIGVKNPFDCAVCLCEFEADDKLRLLPKCSHAFHLDCIDTWLLSHSTCPLCRGSLLPDFSSNACSPIVLVLESGSESSREIGDGDLRNSASAAQMNSSAEDGFVPSCTENSQKSVGNPAKEETKVVAVKLGKLRNVDAAVGADGDAAGGGGGVVGVSGEISLRGESSSSLRNVDSRRCYSMGSFEYVLDEASHLQVPVASMKRKRPMKKPPLAVTPGHRPTISMIDIKNSQSRREGFRIPDSHSASSAVIQEGKQESFSISKIWLRTRKDRLSSAADSSRRAFSFRLPVHRVEDTKLKPSSSQRTVASEIEAEGWSNHGDFSSMPRSECGGDDGSCSFHSLDSQSNPTPSFARRTINWIVGRQKKVMHSAPLPPV from the coding sequence ATGAGTTGGGTGTGGCATGAAATTCAGAGAAACGAGAGTTCTTACTCTGCCCCATCCTCACAATTCTTACCttcccctccccctcctcctcctccgccttctTCTCATAGTTTGGATGATAGGATTAGTCCCAGCATCTTGCTGATTATAGTGATTCTGGCTGTGATATTCTTCATCTCTGGTCTTCTTCACCTTCTTGTTAGATTTCTTATCAGGCCCTCGCAGAGGGACCCTGATGATTTAGACAATGTCAGTGTCTTACAAGGGCAGCTGCAGCAGCTCTTCCACCTCCATGACTCGGGAGTGGACCAATCCTTCATCGACACTCTCCCCGTCTTCCTCTACAAAAACATCATCGGCGTCAAGAATCCGTTCGATTGCGCCGTCTGTCTCTGCGAATTCGAAGCAGACGACAAGCTCAGACTGCTGCCCAAGTGCAGCCATGCCTTCCACCTCGATTGTATCGATACGTGGTTGCTCTCGCACTCGACCTGCCCACTGTGTAGGGGGAGTCTTCTCCCAGACTTTTCGTCGAACGCTTGTTCGCCCATCGTTCTGGTTCTCGAATCCGGGAGCGAAAGCTCCCGGGAAATCGGTGACGGGGATCTCCGCAACTCTGCTTCGGCTGCCCAGATGAATTCGTCGGCAGAAGATGGGTTTGTACCGTCTTGTACGGAGAATTCGCAAAAGTCGGTCGGGAATCCGGCGAAGGAAGAGACAAAAGTCGTCGCCGTGAAGCTTGGGAAACTGCGAAACGTGGATGCGGCTGTTGGTGCTGACGGAGACGCAgccggcggcggtggtggtgtGGTTGGTGTTAGCGGGGAAATTAGTCTGAGAGGAGAGAGCAGCAGCAGCCTAAGAAATGTGGATTCAAGGAGGTGTTATTCAATGGGTTCCTTCGAATATGTTTTAGATGAAGCATCTCATTTACAGGTTCCCGTTGcttcaatgaaaagaaaaaggcctATGAAGAAGCCACCTTTGGCTGTAACACCAGGCCACAGGCCTACCATCTCCATGATTGACATCAAGAATTCTCAATCCAGGAGGGAAGGATTTAGGATCCCAGACAGCCATAGCGCAAGTTCGGCGGTAATTCAGGAAGGTAAACAGGAGAGCTTTTCGATTTCGAAAATCTGGCTACGAACAAGGAAGGATCGACTGTCTTCCGCAGCGGATTCATCGAGGAGAGCCTTCTCCTTTCGGCTGCCTGTGCATAGAGTAGAAGACACCAAGCTGAAACCGAGCAGCAGCCAAAGGACTGTGGCGTCTGAGATTGAAGCTGAAGGATGGTCTAATCATGGCGATTTCAGTTCAATGCCTAGGAGTGAATGTGGTGGGGACGATGGCAGCTGCAGTTTCCACAGCCTGGATTCTCAGAGCAACCCAACACCTTCATTTGCCAGAAGGACAATCAATTGGATCGTGGGGAGGCAAAAAAAGGTGATGCATTCTGCCCCACTACCTCCTGTTTGA